Proteins from one Bacteroidota bacterium genomic window:
- the rplU gene encoding 50S ribosomal protein L21, which yields MYAIVSIAGQQFKVEENQEIYVHHQNGNEGDSLTFNEVLLMDNDGKVVVGTPTLPDASVSATIVSHVKGDKVIIFKKKRRKGYQVMNGHRQSFTKLKIDKIK from the coding sequence ATGTACGCAATTGTAAGTATCGCCGGTCAGCAGTTTAAAGTAGAAGAAAATCAGGAAATCTATGTTCATCATCAGAATGGTAATGAAGGTGATAGTCTGACTTTTAATGAAGTGTTGTTAATGGATAATGATGGAAAAGTTGTTGTAGGAACTCCTACACTTCCGGATGCCAGCGTTTCTGCAACAATTGTTTCGCATGTAAAAGGCGACAAGGTGATTATCTTTAAAAAGAAGCGGCGCAAAGGATATCAAGTAATGAATGGCCACAGGCAATCATTTACTAAACTGAAAATTGACAAAATCAAATAA
- the rpmA gene encoding 50S ribosomal protein L27, whose protein sequence is MAHKKGVGSSRNGRESHSKRLGVKIWGGQEVISGNIIIRQRGTKYHPGKNVGLGKDHTIYALVDGTVNFTRGRKDRSIVHVLPLEVAAVA, encoded by the coding sequence ATGGCTCATAAGAAAGGTGTCGGTAGTTCAAGAAACGGACGTGAATCACATAGTAAAAGATTAGGTGTGAAGATTTGGGGTGGCCAGGAAGTTATTTCCGGAAACATCATTATCCGCCAAAGAGGAACAAAATATCATCCCGGTAAAAATGTGGGTTTGGGTAAAGACCATACAATTTATGCACTTGTGGACGGAACAGTAAATTTTACTCGTGGCCGCAAAGACAGATCAATTGTGCATGTGTTGCCTCTTGAAGTTGCTGCAGTAGCGTAA